The stretch of DNA TTGACATCGACTCTCAGATTACCCTGCAAGTTTACATCAGGTTCATTAatttatcttcttcatcagaaaATAACATACCTTCTCCATATCTCCATCGGCAGATCCCACTCGTCTCAATAAACCTTgcagcttcttcacaaaggctcctgcttcttctggtGACCGCATATCAGGATCCGTCACGATCTCCATCAACCCCGTGCCAGCACGGTTCAGATCGACAAGAACAGCATCGCCAACTGTTTGGGACTTTGCTGTATCTTGTTCAACTTGCAGCTGCTTGATACCAATATTGAAGGTACGCTTAGATCCGTTATCGCCTTCTCGTATTTCGAGATGGCCGTTCCAAGCGAGGGGATCTACATTGCAATAATCTTAAGCATAATTCTGTCAAAGGTCACACTTGACCACTTACTGTAATGTTGAGTAATTTGATAGGATGCCGGAATGTCGTGGTAGAAGTAGTGCTTACGATCAAATGTGGAACGAGGATTCTAGGTTGAAAGTCAGCTTACGTAGAAACAGACAAGGTCAAACGTTATGTGTCTCACAATCTGACAATTGAGTGCAAGGGCAGTCATAATGGACAGCCTAATAGCATTAATATCCAGAACCTGCAATGATCCAGCTATTAGTGATGTTTAACCAGAAGAAGTTACACGTACAGGTAAAGTCCCAGGGAAAGCAGCATCGTGAACGTCGACATTCGTATTAGGCACATGTCCGTAGGACGTAGAGGCTTCTACATATCGAGAACTCGAAGATCAGTCTCCTCAACCAGGGACTCCGAAGACATTTATCATCATTCTATCTTACTTGAAAAGAGCTTTTTGCCAGTTTTGATCTGAGCATGAATTTCAAGACCGATGACAGTTTGCCAACCTTCGTCTCCCTTCTCGGTGGAAGTCGCAAAGCAGCGAGACCAGCGTAGTGGTGCAGAAGGGCGGGCAATACCCCATCTTAAAAGAGTGATCATAAGGAGAGCATATAATGGCCGGCTCGCTATCtcgaggagatgaagattaTTTTCGGATGTTCAGCGAGTAACCTATCAAACCAATTAATTCTCACAGTGATGCAGCCCGCCGGCGGACGAAACGAGCTACTATTACGTAATGCATAATACTTACTAACCCTTGCTTCTTCGGTCATTTACAAGATGACACTGATTCAGGAGGGATAAAGTCACATtcagagaaaaaaaaaattaatagagaagatgaacaaTAGAGATAATATGGTCGATGAAATCGACAGCAAAACGGTTCAAAGAGAGGCGAGTGTgatgaaaagggaagataCAGACGGCTGATGGTGCGCTTTGAACCAAACGAAATCAGCCCAAGGACAATAATTAGCAGCTGAGCTGAAGAGAAACCTAGGACGCCTCCTCGGTGATGACGTGATATCAATCTTCTAAAGCTCCCACAGCATCGTATCTGTAATCTCATACTGCAGTTGCGCTATTCTTTCCGAACAACCGATGAAGGCACGAGTTTTAAAACGATTGGGAAAAGTTTGCTCAGGGAGCGTTTTGGCGTGCTGTCTTGCCGACGGTTGTGGTTGTCATCACCCGCATAATAGCGATGGTAAGCGCAGATGTACTATTTTTGGTTTGATACGGTTTTTAGATAAATATGAAGATAGTTTCTTTCCAATAAAAGTTGTCCATCAGCCAATGCCTCGCGTTATGATTTCGTGCAGGAGTGGTTATGCGCGAGAACCATCATCTATAACTGAGCTAATCGAGCTCTGACACTACAGCAGTCACGACAGTTATGCTGGGCAGTTGTGTCAGCATAGGCTGGAAGCGGCTTTTACAAAACCGACACTCACTCATCAATCTTGCCTCCCTTCCAGCCCCACTTGGgcaccttcttcgtcgcctcctcttcaaacgGTGTCTTCCAGCCATTCGGTCCTTTTTCCTCCCCAGTCTTAGTCATCGCTGTTCTTCCATACCCTACCAACATATCCGCAAACAGCCTCGCTCGCTCAGAGTCTCGTTCGGCGGGGGACAGGTCCTTGTTCGTTGGGTCTTCGAGAATACGGTTGAGAAGCTTGGACAGGCCAGGAATGTGGGAGGGGGGCACGTTATCTGAGAAACCATCGGTCTTTGCATTTTGTGCGTTAATATGTTTGTGAGAGGGTATAGTTACCGATAAAATAGGACGTACGAAGAGAGCAATCACGTCGCCCGCTTGGAGTTCGAAGGATTTGGTGTCTGCCATGTCCGGGGTATCGTGTACGATTCCTTGATGCTTCATCTCTGGGGGCACTTTCGACAATTGCGTCTGCGAAATAATCATTTAACGCTAAATTCAAGCGGCAATTGGAGATGAAAGACTTGTCTGGCTCACGGGGCAGTTGAAGAAATGAGTTTGGGCCTGGGAGAACTCTAGTATCTCGTCGCCTCGCAGGATAAAGTATCCAGAGTCACCAAGGCTATTCAATGCCATCATGTCAGTGATATTTAAACTTTACGTGAAAGAACAGACAGCTCACTTGGCAAAGATTCCCTGACCATCTTCGTCCAGCCTTGCACTAACCATTGTTGCGCCGCCAGCGCTCACATTCTTATCCTTCAAAGCATCTTCAtatgccttcttcattaTAGACCTTGGGTCTACTGATCCTGTTGAAGAGTTTGCTAGTTCTTGAGCTGCTTTAGCATAATGGTAGCATAATAATTGAGGAAACAAAGAAGCGTCAACTCGGTCGGACCAGCCGCCGACACCGTCTGAGACTGCGATGTGCAGCTACGAACTATCAGATTCGCACAGCTAGCGAGGAGAGGTATAGTACGCACATCACCTCTGGCATTAGTTATTCCGAAGAAATCTTCTCCGGCACCCCACCTTCTCCTAGCCTCAGCCAAATCCTCCTCACTCGCCTTCAAATCACCCCGTCCAGCAGTCAACTCGAGCATCTGCTGCACCCATTTGCCAATATCATTGCTCTGTTTTGCAAAACCGTATGGCTTGATGTCTTGCTTGGGGTTGATGAATGGAGGCGAATATTTGGCGGCGTAAGACAGACCGATAGAATAGCTGTAGACAGGCAAGTCAGGGTAGAGGGGGTGGACGGAGGACGAGGTTTGTAAAGAGCGGCTGACGAAGGTCGCTCTGCTTCCTCGAGAAAGGGCCAGACGGGATGTCCTGATGAGGGTCATTTTTAGATGGCTGGAGAAGTATATTGAATTACGCGAAAGACGAAGACTTTTGTAACGTCGCCCGAGAAATGTACCGACGAGTGGCCGTGCCTGGTGGAGGTAATTGGTTACTATCTAAGAGGCTGAGgaataaataaaaaacaTTTTACAGAGCCCAATAGTACAGAGCGAGAGAAAATCCATATTTAAAACGCACTACTGCCTTCCTACTCCAGAGATGCATACAGACGATGCGTCAAAAACAATCCGAGGACGCTTTTGTAAGATGCTATCATAATACATGAATTATGTATTGTCCTGTTAAACTTTAAAAGCCATATATTATACAGTTTTACACGTGTGGTGTAAATGTCTTCTTACTCCATAGACACCAATCCCCCTTCTCTTACAACAAAGTCTCACCCAAAGATGCCCGCGTGAGGGAGCAGCCAGCAGCGACAGTCATCTCGACGGACCTGGGGTCAAGCAGGGAAGGGTTGACCTCCTAATAAATGAGTGGAGTATCTCAGCTCATCTGAAGCGCAGAAGTCATGCAGACGTACCATGATGTCCAAAGCGACGAGGCAGCCGGTCTCAGCAACAACCTCGGTAATGTAATGGCCTAAACAACGAGTCAGACACGTTCTGTGGTGACCAAAAATGACTCACCTTCTCGGAAAGTCAGACCACCTCGAACGGGGGTACCTGtgccttcatcatccacgtTAGCCCTTCCTCGTCTACCCAAATACTGTTGGGGAAGGGACGTACTAGGAGCAACTGTGGGGTCAAGAGCGTCAACGTCGAAACTGAGGTGAAGGGGTCGGTCACCATTGGGGTTGATATGCTGAAGCGCAAGTTCCATGACTTTGCCAATACCGTGCCTGTCGACGTGGTGCATAGTGAAAGTCTTGATGTTATTTTCCTTCagaatcttcttctcggcgTCGTCAATGTCCCGGAGACCGATGTAGACGCTAAGTAGTAGATGGCGTCCAATCAGTCATTATTCAAGAAGTAAAAATGGGGGACATTAAGACATACATATCTTCAGGCTTGAGGCAAGGTTTAAGCCACTTGTTGAAAGGCTCGACGTCACAGCCATCCAAACccaagaggaaagaaacaGGGCAGCCGTGGAGATTGCCAGACTCGGTGGTCAAGGGGGTGTTGATATCGGCGTGAGCATCAACCTAAATATAGGACATCAGCCATATGTCACCTCACTTACCGGATCTTGAAAGCCTACCCAGATCACACCAGCGTTAGGGTACTTGCGCTTAGTACCAGCAATAGTACCCATCGCCAAACTGTGGTCGCCTCCCAAAGTCACAGGCAACCACCCCTTCTCCGCGATATCCCCAACCTCCTTGGCTACCATTTCGTTCACCGCACTGACTAACCTAGGTTTTTTCATGCTTCCAATATCAGGATCCGGCAACCCCTGGACCATCTTTTCGCCCTGAGCGGTCGTAGTGTGGGTAGAGGGGCCTTCGGTTGAAGTGacgggggaagaagaaggaagggggtTGTAAGGGATGTCGAGGAAGTTTTGGTGAGATTCGTAATGGACGTTCCAGCCAAGGGCCGAGATTTGCTCTACAAGACCGGCAGAGACGAGCTTGTTTGGGGCGAGATCGACACCAGCTCGACCTTGTCCACCGCTTAAACCGAAATAAGCTCCCTAAAGAAGTTGAATAGAAAGTGCAGATAGCGTGCTTACCTAAAAGGGCATCCGACAAGCTATCATCACTATTTATGAGCTAGGTTCGACTACTTGCACGGAGCAAACGATACGTACAGAAGCAGTAGCAGGCTCGTTCAAAAACTTGTAATTGTAAGTAGGGGAGGTAAGACCCTTCTCACTACTAGGCTGAGCGGTAATATGATGGTTTCTAGGTGCTGATGAGTGGGTGAACGCTTTTTGCATAGGGGAAGTGCCCATCCTTGATGCCCTCAATGGGGCAGCAAGGACTTGacgaagagatggagagacgCGAGAGAGCATAGTGATGACAGTTATTAGAGTTGATTTCGATTGTGGTGGTGCTGTTCAGAAGTGGAAATGTATACCTGATATTGGATGACGAGCAAGCTTGATTcggcgatgaagatgcaaaTGAAAGAGTTGGAAATATCATCGACTGACATCCACATGATCCTCTAGATCTCTCGTTGTATGATAAACGCCGAAGCGTCTATGGCGTTAAAGCGTTGGCGCGGGTCCGAGGGGACTTGACAGACAAGACTTAAATGTGCAGAAGAGATGTTCTCTCGCTCTGTTTTCTTCGCAATTCACAATATACATACATATAACGACTAGATATACAATGGCTTCCCCGCCCAAAGCGAGACGTAGCGACTCCACATCGGTTCGCTAGCTACATCCCTCATGGAGGCTTCGCCTGGGACTGCTGTTAGCTGCGGCTTTACCAAAGCGAAACAGACATATTGAATACATCCATCCACCTTTGCATCTGTGTGCCCGCCATGGCGGACGATGATATATCTCGCCGATTCAACAAAGGCCTTGACGTTCATCATATTAACTGCTGCAAGCTGAGCATATTTGTCACCTTCCACATGCACTAGCGGCACCTTGATATCCTTCTTTGCGTCTTCCCAACCTTTCAGTACCTCGAGTTCTCTAACGACTTAACCCATACCCCATTCCAGCGCTTCTCAGTTCCCTCATGTACGCGTTCCACCATGCCCTCACACCCATCCTCACACTGCCATTCTCGATTGTTGGCGGACCGACAATATCAGTGAAAAGAAGTAATCCTTCTGGAGGAGATCGACTGTGGAGATGAATGATGTGtgcgagagaagaaatgatgagatggatgggaaatgaagatggatgacACAGATGGAGCATGGAGTGTAAGGTAGAGGTGGAGCTG from Cryptococcus neoformans var. neoformans B-3501A chromosome 7, whole genome shotgun sequence encodes:
- a CDS encoding hypothetical protein (Match to ESTs gb|CF189096.1|CF189096, gb|CF189097.1|CF189097), which encodes MTLIRTSRLALSRGSRATFVSRSLQTSSSVHPLYPDLPVYSYSIGLSYAAKYSPPFINPKQDIKPYGFAKQSNDIGKWVQQMLELTAGRGDLKASEEDLAEARRRWGAGEDFFGITNARGDLHIAVSDGVGGWSDRVDASLFPQLLCYHYAKAAQELANSSTGSVDPRSIMKKAYEDALKDKNVSAGGATMVSARLDEDGQGIFANLGDSGYFILRGDEILEFSQAQTHFFNCPTQLSKVPPEMKHQGIVHDTPDMADTKSFELQAGDVIALFTDGFSDNVPPSHIPGLSKLLNRILEDPTNKDLSPAERDSERARLFADMLVGYGRTAMTKTGEEKGPNGWKTPFEEEATKKVPKWGWKGGKIDDITVVTAVVSELD
- a CDS encoding hypothetical protein (HMMPfam hit to Arginase, Arginase family, score: 465.1, E(): 7.1e-137), with protein sequence MLSRVSPSLRQVLAAPLRASRMGTSPMQKAFTHSSAPRNHHITAQPSSEKGLTSPTYNYKFLNEPATASLVGCPFSGGQGRAGVDLAPNKLVSAGLVEQISALGWNVHYESHQNFLDIPYNPLPSSSPVTSTEGPSTHTTTAQGEKMVQGLPDPDIGSMKKPRLVSAVNEMVAKEVGDIAEKGWLPVTLGGDHSLAMGTIAGTKRKYPNAGVIWVDAHADINTPLTTESGNLHGCPVSFLLGLDGCDVEPFNKWLKPCLKPEDIVYIGLRDIDDAEKKILKENNIKTFTMHHVDRHGIGKVMELALQHINPNGDRPLHLSFDVDALDPTVAPSTGTPVRGGLTFREGHYITEVVAETGCLVALDIMEVNPSLLDPRSVEMTVAAGCSLTRASLGETLL